The Arachis hypogaea cultivar Tifrunner chromosome 19, arahy.Tifrunner.gnm2.J5K5, whole genome shotgun sequence genome has a window encoding:
- the LOC112780109 gene encoding disease resistance-like protein CSA1 isoform X2, whose product MFASRPELTTQHSLSTRNLWSVALCSNGGLHSLKLPIFLASIAIITDIGIKSLLDKSLVSIYSNGSCKYIKMHSLIQEMCWKIIHEEYSKNGGQQTRLWNTEKVCNIFQDERDIHGVESMIVDMNEITIDPLIIIIALRKMPKLRLLALRGNINMDLEWKRVLIEGFELPNDLRYIEWNKCPLKFVPSICWPQKLVQLSMQHSNVKKLWDTAQNLPSLEFIDLQDCKLLIECPNLAGATNLKEISLIGCESLQDVHPSIFSLSKIEELNVNYCTALKRLCSDYCSPSLLRLLATGCSNLEEFSISMMTHHSKIELCLPSTALSEVPSTIMHLKNLQLFGFNISYSLQKLPLNFASTIALIDPIKHEDDTCIMLSRIFPTPAFLSLKQLAFYKCKSFSKLPDNIHVLLSLQELELQSCHVITSLPKSIKNLQQLKKLVIANCEMLQYVPPLPPSIKFFDAVSCKSLKEFSSLTSEPPRKHNAWFGFHNCTKLDDDAYDAVLEDLKSRIKLVANNDGYWHNEANNGNIFFYYYLPSKESIINEWFPDYYLPRKERIIKEWFPDYNSREASIIVEVAPDHKISSCLVGCILISQYQSCKLVEKEVIFGWKCYLGKGCNEWEWIATSGNRGLLTGYFPINKIPFEMVSDHKVVWYDGERSNKITEAIKERRRDTTCNPILKFEFYANTEDNEEVGIKGCGIRWMHVHVNHDEEISPDATHEGYESDELELEDESDGLELEDIEVMLLILISVVFIHYCCIVNCLV is encoded by the exons ACATAGGGATAAAAAGCCTATTGGACAAATCTCTTGTAAGTATTTATTCAAATGGTAGttgtaaatatataaaaatgcATAGCTTGATACAGGAAATGTGTTGGAAAATCATTCATGAAGAATATAGCAAAAATGGTGGTCAACAAACAAGATTGTGGAATACCGAAAAAGTCTGCAATATATTCCAGGATGAAAGA GATATTCATGGAGTTGAAAGCATGATTGTGGATATGAATGAAATTACAATAGATCCACTTATAATCATCATTGCATTAAGGAAGATGCCAAAATTAAGGTTACTTGCTTTAAGAGGAAATATTAACATGGATCTTGAATGGAAGAGAGTGCTTATAGAGGGTTTTGAACTTCCTAATGACTTAAGGTATATTGAGTGGAATAAATGTCCACTTAAGTTTGTGCCGTCTATTTGTTGGCCTCAAAAACTTGTTCAGCTTTCCATGCAACATAGCAATGTTAAAAAACTTTGGGATACAGCACAG AATCTACCAAGTTTGGAGTTTATTGACCTCCAGGACTGCAAACTCTTAATAGAGTGCCCAAATTTAGCAGGTGCCACGAATCTCAAAGAAATATCACTCATTGGCTGTGAAAGTTTACAAGATGTTCATCCATCTATTTTCTCTCTCTCCAAGATTGAAGAACTAAATGTGAACTATTGCACAGCGCTGAAGAGGCTTTGCAGTGATTATTGTTCTCCCTCTCTCCTTCGCTTGCTGGCCACTGGTTGCTCCAATTTGGAAGAGTTCTCAATCTCCATGATGACTCATCATTCCAAGATCGAGTTATGTTTACCATCAACGGCTTTGAGTGAAGTACCATCCACTATTATGCATCTCAAAAATCTTCAATTGTTCGGTTTTAACATCAGTTACTCTCTTCAAAAACTTCCTCTAAACTTTGCCTCCACAATTGCACTCATAGATCCAATAAAACATGAAGACGACACATGCATCATGTTAAGTAGAATATTTCCCACCCCTGCCTTCTTGTCTCTCAAGCAATTAGCTTTCTACAAATGTAAGAGCTTTTCTAAACTCCCAGACAACATTCATGTCTTACTATCATTACAAGAATTAGAACTGCAAAGTTGTCATGTCATTACAAGTTTGCCAAAAAGCATTAAGAATCTTCAACAGCTCAAGAAACTTGTGATCGCTAATTGTGAAATGCTTCAATACGTACCTCCACTTCCCCCATCTATTAAATTCTTTGATGCAGTAAGCTGCAAATCCTTGAAGGAATTCTCAAGTTTAACCAGTGAACCACCCAGAAAACACAATGCATGGTTTGGATTCCATAACTGCACAAAGTTGGATGATGATGCATATGATGCAGTTTTGGAAGACTTGAAATCCAGGATAAAACTTGTGGCAAATAATGATGGATATTGGCATAATGAAGCAAACAATGGTAATATATTCTTCTACTACTATTTACCAAGTAAAGAGAGCATAATTAATGAGTGGTTCCCTGACTACTATTTACCAAGAAAAGAGCGCATAATTAAGGAGTGGTTCCCTGACTACAACTCTAGAGAAGCTTCGATCATTGTTGAAGTTGCTCCAGATCACAAGATTTCTTCTTGTCTTGTTGGCTGCATCTTGATTTCTCAATACCAATCTTGCAAGCTTGTCGAGAAAGAAGTGATATTTGGATGGAAATGCTACCTGGGAAAGGGTTGCAACGAGTGGGAATGGATCGCAACTTCTGGCAATAGAGGACTCTTGACCGGTTATTTTCCCATCAATAAGATTCCATTTGAAATGGTATCAGATCATAAGGTAGTATGGTATGATGGAGAGCGTTCCAACAAGATAACGGAAGCAatcaaagagagaagaagagacacCACTTGTAATCCTATCCTTAAATTTGAGTTCTATGCAAATACAGAAGATAATGAGGAAGTAGGGATAAAGGGGTGTGGGATCCGTTGGATGCATGTCCATGTCAATCATGATGAAGAGATTAGTCCAGATGCCACTCATGAGGGCTATGAATCTGATGAGTTGGAGTTGGAAGATGAATCTGATGGCTTGGAGTTGGAGGACATTGAGGTAATGCTTCTAATACTAATCTCAGTAGTTTTCATACATTATTGTTGTATTGTAAATTGTTTAGTCTAG
- the LOC112780109 gene encoding disease resistance-like protein CSA1 isoform X3 has protein sequence MCWKIIHEEYSKNGGQQTRLWNTEKVCNIFQDERDIHGVESMIVDMNEITIDPLIIIIALRKMPKLRLLALRGNINMDLEWKRVLIEGFELPNDLRYIEWNKCPLKFVPSICWPQKLVQLSMQHSNVKKLWDTAQNLPSLEFIDLQDCKLLIECPNLAGATNLKEISLIGCESLQDVHPSIFSLSKIEELNVNYCTALKRLCSDYCSPSLLRLLATGCSNLEEFSISMMTHHSKIELCLPSTALSEVPSTIMHLKNLQLFGFNISYSLQKLPLNFASTIALIDPIKHEDDTCIMLSRIFPTPAFLSLKQLAFYKCKSFSKLPDNIHVLLSLQELELQSCHVITSLPKSIKNLQQLKKLVIANCEMLQYVPPLPPSIKFFDAVSCKSLKEFSSLTSEPPRKHNAWFGFHNCTKLDDDAYDAVLEDLKSRIKLVANNDGYWHNEANNGNIFFYYYLPSKESIINEWFPDYYLPRKERIIKEWFPDYNSREASIIVEVAPDHKISSCLVGCILISQYQSCKLVEKEVIFGWKCYLGKGCNEWEWIATSGNRGLLTGYFPINKIPFEMVSDHKVVWYDGERSNKITEAIKERRRDTTCNPILKFEFYANTEDNEEVGIKGCGIRWMHVHVNHDEEISPDATHEGYESDELELEDESDGLELEDIEVMLLILISVVFIHYCCIVNCLV, from the exons ATGTGTTGGAAAATCATTCATGAAGAATATAGCAAAAATGGTGGTCAACAAACAAGATTGTGGAATACCGAAAAAGTCTGCAATATATTCCAGGATGAAAGA GATATTCATGGAGTTGAAAGCATGATTGTGGATATGAATGAAATTACAATAGATCCACTTATAATCATCATTGCATTAAGGAAGATGCCAAAATTAAGGTTACTTGCTTTAAGAGGAAATATTAACATGGATCTTGAATGGAAGAGAGTGCTTATAGAGGGTTTTGAACTTCCTAATGACTTAAGGTATATTGAGTGGAATAAATGTCCACTTAAGTTTGTGCCGTCTATTTGTTGGCCTCAAAAACTTGTTCAGCTTTCCATGCAACATAGCAATGTTAAAAAACTTTGGGATACAGCACAG AATCTACCAAGTTTGGAGTTTATTGACCTCCAGGACTGCAAACTCTTAATAGAGTGCCCAAATTTAGCAGGTGCCACGAATCTCAAAGAAATATCACTCATTGGCTGTGAAAGTTTACAAGATGTTCATCCATCTATTTTCTCTCTCTCCAAGATTGAAGAACTAAATGTGAACTATTGCACAGCGCTGAAGAGGCTTTGCAGTGATTATTGTTCTCCCTCTCTCCTTCGCTTGCTGGCCACTGGTTGCTCCAATTTGGAAGAGTTCTCAATCTCCATGATGACTCATCATTCCAAGATCGAGTTATGTTTACCATCAACGGCTTTGAGTGAAGTACCATCCACTATTATGCATCTCAAAAATCTTCAATTGTTCGGTTTTAACATCAGTTACTCTCTTCAAAAACTTCCTCTAAACTTTGCCTCCACAATTGCACTCATAGATCCAATAAAACATGAAGACGACACATGCATCATGTTAAGTAGAATATTTCCCACCCCTGCCTTCTTGTCTCTCAAGCAATTAGCTTTCTACAAATGTAAGAGCTTTTCTAAACTCCCAGACAACATTCATGTCTTACTATCATTACAAGAATTAGAACTGCAAAGTTGTCATGTCATTACAAGTTTGCCAAAAAGCATTAAGAATCTTCAACAGCTCAAGAAACTTGTGATCGCTAATTGTGAAATGCTTCAATACGTACCTCCACTTCCCCCATCTATTAAATTCTTTGATGCAGTAAGCTGCAAATCCTTGAAGGAATTCTCAAGTTTAACCAGTGAACCACCCAGAAAACACAATGCATGGTTTGGATTCCATAACTGCACAAAGTTGGATGATGATGCATATGATGCAGTTTTGGAAGACTTGAAATCCAGGATAAAACTTGTGGCAAATAATGATGGATATTGGCATAATGAAGCAAACAATGGTAATATATTCTTCTACTACTATTTACCAAGTAAAGAGAGCATAATTAATGAGTGGTTCCCTGACTACTATTTACCAAGAAAAGAGCGCATAATTAAGGAGTGGTTCCCTGACTACAACTCTAGAGAAGCTTCGATCATTGTTGAAGTTGCTCCAGATCACAAGATTTCTTCTTGTCTTGTTGGCTGCATCTTGATTTCTCAATACCAATCTTGCAAGCTTGTCGAGAAAGAAGTGATATTTGGATGGAAATGCTACCTGGGAAAGGGTTGCAACGAGTGGGAATGGATCGCAACTTCTGGCAATAGAGGACTCTTGACCGGTTATTTTCCCATCAATAAGATTCCATTTGAAATGGTATCAGATCATAAGGTAGTATGGTATGATGGAGAGCGTTCCAACAAGATAACGGAAGCAatcaaagagagaagaagagacacCACTTGTAATCCTATCCTTAAATTTGAGTTCTATGCAAATACAGAAGATAATGAGGAAGTAGGGATAAAGGGGTGTGGGATCCGTTGGATGCATGTCCATGTCAATCATGATGAAGAGATTAGTCCAGATGCCACTCATGAGGGCTATGAATCTGATGAGTTGGAGTTGGAAGATGAATCTGATGGCTTGGAGTTGGAGGACATTGAGGTAATGCTTCTAATACTAATCTCAGTAGTTTTCATACATTATTGTTGTATTGTAAATTGTTTAGTCTAG
- the LOC112780109 gene encoding disease resistance-like protein DSC1 isoform X1 — MNFEDSLKLFSHNAFSDSHLKEDYYELSARVVADYAKGIPLALKILGSLLRTKGKSEWDSALRKLRKYPNPDIQQVLRLSYDALDDDEENILLDIACFFHEHEMEMVTRILNSCGFFADIGIKSLLDKSLVSIYSNGSCKYIKMHSLIQEMCWKIIHEEYSKNGGQQTRLWNTEKVCNIFQDERDIHGVESMIVDMNEITIDPLIIIIALRKMPKLRLLALRGNINMDLEWKRVLIEGFELPNDLRYIEWNKCPLKFVPSICWPQKLVQLSMQHSNVKKLWDTAQNLPSLEFIDLQDCKLLIECPNLAGATNLKEISLIGCESLQDVHPSIFSLSKIEELNVNYCTALKRLCSDYCSPSLLRLLATGCSNLEEFSISMMTHHSKIELCLPSTALSEVPSTIMHLKNLQLFGFNISYSLQKLPLNFASTIALIDPIKHEDDTCIMLSRIFPTPAFLSLKQLAFYKCKSFSKLPDNIHVLLSLQELELQSCHVITSLPKSIKNLQQLKKLVIANCEMLQYVPPLPPSIKFFDAVSCKSLKEFSSLTSEPPRKHNAWFGFHNCTKLDDDAYDAVLEDLKSRIKLVANNDGYWHNEANNGNIFFYYYLPSKESIINEWFPDYYLPRKERIIKEWFPDYNSREASIIVEVAPDHKISSCLVGCILISQYQSCKLVEKEVIFGWKCYLGKGCNEWEWIATSGNRGLLTGYFPINKIPFEMVSDHKVVWYDGERSNKITEAIKERRRDTTCNPILKFEFYANTEDNEEVGIKGCGIRWMHVHVNHDEEISPDATHEGYESDELELEDESDGLELEDIEVMLLILISVVFIHYCCIVNCLV, encoded by the exons ATGAATTTTGAGGACTCTCTTAAACTTTTTAGCCATAATGCCTTTAGTGATTCTCATCTTAAAGAGGATTATTATGAGCTATCAGCAAGAGTCGTAGCAGATTATGCCAAAGGAATACCATTAGCATTAAAAATTTTGGGATCACTTCTTCGGACCAAAGGAAAAAGTGAATGGGATAGTGCATTGAGAAAATTACGAAAGTATCCCAATCCAGATATTCAGCAAGTGTTGAGATTGAGTTATGATGCAttagatgatgatgaagaaaacaTCTTGTTAGATATCGCGTGCTTTTTTCACGAGCATGAAATGGAGATGGTAACAAGAATATTAAATTCTTGTGGTTTCTTTGCAGACATAGGGATAAAAAGCCTATTGGACAAATCTCTTGTAAGTATTTATTCAAATGGTAGttgtaaatatataaaaatgcATAGCTTGATACAGGAAATGTGTTGGAAAATCATTCATGAAGAATATAGCAAAAATGGTGGTCAACAAACAAGATTGTGGAATACCGAAAAAGTCTGCAATATATTCCAGGATGAAAGA GATATTCATGGAGTTGAAAGCATGATTGTGGATATGAATGAAATTACAATAGATCCACTTATAATCATCATTGCATTAAGGAAGATGCCAAAATTAAGGTTACTTGCTTTAAGAGGAAATATTAACATGGATCTTGAATGGAAGAGAGTGCTTATAGAGGGTTTTGAACTTCCTAATGACTTAAGGTATATTGAGTGGAATAAATGTCCACTTAAGTTTGTGCCGTCTATTTGTTGGCCTCAAAAACTTGTTCAGCTTTCCATGCAACATAGCAATGTTAAAAAACTTTGGGATACAGCACAG AATCTACCAAGTTTGGAGTTTATTGACCTCCAGGACTGCAAACTCTTAATAGAGTGCCCAAATTTAGCAGGTGCCACGAATCTCAAAGAAATATCACTCATTGGCTGTGAAAGTTTACAAGATGTTCATCCATCTATTTTCTCTCTCTCCAAGATTGAAGAACTAAATGTGAACTATTGCACAGCGCTGAAGAGGCTTTGCAGTGATTATTGTTCTCCCTCTCTCCTTCGCTTGCTGGCCACTGGTTGCTCCAATTTGGAAGAGTTCTCAATCTCCATGATGACTCATCATTCCAAGATCGAGTTATGTTTACCATCAACGGCTTTGAGTGAAGTACCATCCACTATTATGCATCTCAAAAATCTTCAATTGTTCGGTTTTAACATCAGTTACTCTCTTCAAAAACTTCCTCTAAACTTTGCCTCCACAATTGCACTCATAGATCCAATAAAACATGAAGACGACACATGCATCATGTTAAGTAGAATATTTCCCACCCCTGCCTTCTTGTCTCTCAAGCAATTAGCTTTCTACAAATGTAAGAGCTTTTCTAAACTCCCAGACAACATTCATGTCTTACTATCATTACAAGAATTAGAACTGCAAAGTTGTCATGTCATTACAAGTTTGCCAAAAAGCATTAAGAATCTTCAACAGCTCAAGAAACTTGTGATCGCTAATTGTGAAATGCTTCAATACGTACCTCCACTTCCCCCATCTATTAAATTCTTTGATGCAGTAAGCTGCAAATCCTTGAAGGAATTCTCAAGTTTAACCAGTGAACCACCCAGAAAACACAATGCATGGTTTGGATTCCATAACTGCACAAAGTTGGATGATGATGCATATGATGCAGTTTTGGAAGACTTGAAATCCAGGATAAAACTTGTGGCAAATAATGATGGATATTGGCATAATGAAGCAAACAATGGTAATATATTCTTCTACTACTATTTACCAAGTAAAGAGAGCATAATTAATGAGTGGTTCCCTGACTACTATTTACCAAGAAAAGAGCGCATAATTAAGGAGTGGTTCCCTGACTACAACTCTAGAGAAGCTTCGATCATTGTTGAAGTTGCTCCAGATCACAAGATTTCTTCTTGTCTTGTTGGCTGCATCTTGATTTCTCAATACCAATCTTGCAAGCTTGTCGAGAAAGAAGTGATATTTGGATGGAAATGCTACCTGGGAAAGGGTTGCAACGAGTGGGAATGGATCGCAACTTCTGGCAATAGAGGACTCTTGACCGGTTATTTTCCCATCAATAAGATTCCATTTGAAATGGTATCAGATCATAAGGTAGTATGGTATGATGGAGAGCGTTCCAACAAGATAACGGAAGCAatcaaagagagaagaagagacacCACTTGTAATCCTATCCTTAAATTTGAGTTCTATGCAAATACAGAAGATAATGAGGAAGTAGGGATAAAGGGGTGTGGGATCCGTTGGATGCATGTCCATGTCAATCATGATGAAGAGATTAGTCCAGATGCCACTCATGAGGGCTATGAATCTGATGAGTTGGAGTTGGAAGATGAATCTGATGGCTTGGAGTTGGAGGACATTGAGGTAATGCTTCTAATACTAATCTCAGTAGTTTTCATACATTATTGTTGTATTGTAAATTGTTTAGTCTAG